One Halobacterium sp. DL1 DNA window includes the following coding sequences:
- a CDS encoding MFS transporter has protein sequence MAAESEESVDALDSYRQFFALEPDVLVLSVAMLVFSLAFQMTTRYVPEYLFTLGAGAGIVGLYGSLGNLISAVYPYPGGAVSDRVGSRVALTAFAVVTTLGFVVWAAAPSLPGLDLPVVSLAGIEVGGTVGPWVWVFLGLLLTQAWKSFGLGATFAIVKQSVAPDRLAMGFASTEIFRRVGFLLGPAIAAVVLAVYEFQVGFQYVLLLAAGFAAVATVAQHALYDVDERSSSGNQNSKSSDDASEDTVGDSFEGLDTVRRDFRNLPPTLRPLLVADTLIRFANGMVYVFFVVVVTRYLGVGFTGFGVSIGPAAFFGVLLSVEMAVAILTKVPVSKLAERTGLKPVVGLGFLVYATFPILLVSAPADQWALVALFAYSGLRFAGLPAHKALIVGPAERDAGGRVTGTYYLVRNTIVIPSAALGGLLYGGDWTLRFAGVSVTAGPQLAFGLATVIGLVGVAYFAAFGREFEAYA, from the coding sequence ATGGCAGCGGAGTCCGAGGAGTCGGTGGACGCCCTCGACTCCTACCGGCAGTTCTTCGCGCTCGAACCCGACGTGCTCGTGCTCTCCGTGGCGATGCTCGTCTTCAGTCTCGCCTTCCAGATGACCACGCGCTACGTGCCCGAGTACCTGTTCACGCTCGGGGCCGGCGCGGGCATCGTCGGCCTCTACGGCAGCCTCGGCAACCTCATCTCCGCCGTCTACCCGTACCCCGGTGGCGCCGTCTCCGACCGCGTCGGTTCGCGCGTGGCGCTCACCGCGTTCGCCGTGGTCACCACGCTCGGATTCGTGGTGTGGGCGGCCGCTCCCTCGCTCCCCGGCCTCGACCTCCCCGTCGTCTCGCTCGCCGGAATCGAGGTCGGCGGCACCGTCGGCCCGTGGGTCTGGGTGTTCCTCGGCCTGCTCCTCACGCAGGCCTGGAAGTCCTTCGGCCTCGGCGCCACGTTCGCCATCGTCAAGCAGAGCGTCGCCCCGGACCGCCTCGCGATGGGGTTCGCGAGCACCGAGATATTCCGACGGGTCGGCTTCCTGCTCGGCCCCGCTATCGCCGCCGTCGTGCTCGCCGTCTACGAGTTCCAGGTCGGCTTCCAGTACGTCCTCCTGCTCGCCGCCGGGTTCGCCGCCGTCGCAACTGTAGCCCAGCACGCGCTGTACGACGTCGACGAGCGAAGCTCGTCGGGCAATCAGAACTCGAAGAGTTCTGATGACGCCAGCGAGGACACAGTAGGGGACTCCTTCGAGGGCCTCGACACTGTCCGCCGCGACTTCCGGAACCTCCCCCCGACGCTGCGCCCGTTGCTCGTCGCTGACACCCTCATCCGGTTCGCGAACGGGATGGTGTACGTGTTCTTCGTCGTCGTCGTCACGCGCTACCTCGGCGTCGGGTTCACCGGGTTCGGCGTCTCCATCGGTCCCGCGGCGTTCTTCGGCGTGCTGCTCTCTGTCGAGATGGCCGTCGCCATCCTCACGAAGGTGCCCGTCTCGAAACTCGCCGAGCGAACCGGCCTCAAACCCGTCGTGGGACTCGGATTCCTCGTCTACGCGACGTTCCCCATCCTCCTCGTCTCCGCGCCCGCCGACCAGTGGGCGCTCGTCGCGCTGTTCGCGTACTCCGGGCTCCGGTTCGCCGGCCTGCCCGCGCACAAGGCGCTCATCGTCGGGCCCGCCGAACGCGACGCCGGGGGCCGCGTCACGGGAACCTACTACCTCGTGCGGAACACCATCGTCATCCCGAGCGCGGCGCTCGGCGGCCTCCTGTACGGCGGCGACTGGACGCTCCGCTTCGCCGGCGTCTCGGTGACGGCGGGTCCACAGCTAGCGTTCGGTCTCGCCACCGTCATCGGCCTCGTGGGCGTCGCCTACTTCGCCGCGTTCGGTCGGGAGTTCGAGGCGTACGCCTGA
- a CDS encoding phosphohydrolase, whose product MPTTQIKDPVHGYVELEQPLVDSILDTRPFQRLRHVRQLSATNLVYPGANHTRFEHSLGVYHLARTVFENLREQQYFYQDATSAELDDIQRTLECAALLHDVGHPPFSHLGERFLDVDDLRTRLADHGLQETFFDAGVGDAPIREASAHELLGCLLVCREYGDALGEMGVDPHDVCAHVLGYSLEYERGGRWQHGVAAQVLHSPIDVDRLDYITRDNQMTGADVLSFDTDRMVESYTAHPEEGLALSDKALSAIGNYLEGRIALYMWVTQHHKSVYAHALLDDLLDELAAVADEPPVTTDAILAEGVDDNTIMERLRVAARDNPDSTLAALYDRFRGRRFPETCWKHRIAYADRVDAPLDDFSDWLASNADRLERGLADELGVPVHEVWIEQSYVPEYEPQELKDIPIAYGGTTRSVGDWGLYGDRAFDSPIPFVFVPYGVEKRATASLVEWFHEERA is encoded by the coding sequence ATGCCGACCACACAGATCAAGGACCCAGTCCACGGCTACGTCGAACTCGAACAGCCACTCGTCGACAGCATCCTCGACACCCGGCCGTTCCAACGCCTCCGGCACGTCCGCCAACTCTCGGCGACGAACCTCGTCTACCCGGGCGCCAACCACACGCGCTTCGAGCACTCCCTGGGCGTCTACCACCTCGCGCGCACCGTCTTCGAGAACCTCCGCGAGCAACAGTACTTCTACCAGGACGCCACGAGCGCGGAACTCGACGACATCCAGCGCACCCTGGAGTGCGCGGCGCTCCTCCACGACGTCGGCCACCCGCCGTTCTCCCACCTCGGCGAGCGGTTCCTCGACGTAGACGACCTCCGGACGCGCCTCGCCGACCACGGCCTCCAGGAGACGTTCTTCGACGCGGGCGTCGGGGACGCGCCCATCCGCGAGGCGAGCGCCCACGAACTGCTCGGCTGCCTGCTCGTCTGCCGCGAGTACGGCGACGCGCTCGGTGAGATGGGCGTCGACCCGCACGACGTCTGCGCGCACGTCCTGGGCTACAGCCTCGAGTACGAGCGCGGCGGCCGTTGGCAGCACGGCGTCGCCGCCCAGGTGCTGCACTCGCCCATCGACGTCGACCGCCTCGACTACATCACGCGGGACAACCAGATGACCGGCGCGGACGTCCTCAGCTTCGACACCGACCGCATGGTCGAGTCCTACACCGCCCACCCCGAGGAGGGGCTAGCGCTCTCGGACAAGGCGCTGTCCGCCATCGGCAACTACCTCGAGGGACGCATCGCGCTGTACATGTGGGTGACACAGCACCACAAGTCGGTGTACGCCCACGCGCTCCTCGACGACCTGCTGGACGAACTCGCGGCCGTCGCCGACGAACCGCCGGTGACCACCGACGCAATCCTCGCGGAGGGCGTCGACGACAACACCATCATGGAGCGACTCCGCGTCGCCGCCCGCGACAACCCCGACTCGACGCTCGCCGCGCTCTACGACCGGTTCCGCGGCCGTCGGTTCCCCGAGACCTGCTGGAAACACCGAATCGCGTACGCCGACCGCGTCGACGCACCGCTCGACGACTTCAGCGACTGGCTCGCTAGCAACGCCGACCGCCTCGAACGCGGGCTCGCCGACGAACTCGGCGTCCCCGTCCACGAGGTGTGGATCGAGCAGTCCTACGTGCCCGAGTACGAGCCACAGGAACTGAAGGACATCCCCATCGCGTACGGCGGCACCACGCGCTCGGTCGGCGACTGGGGGCTGTACGGCGACCGCGCGTTCGACAGCCCGATTCCGTTCGTCTTCGTCCCCTACGGCGTCGAGAAGCGCGCGACCGCGTCGCTCGTGGAGTGGTTCCACGAGGAGCGCGCCTGA
- a CDS encoding arginosuccinate synthase, whose protein sequence is MDCTKCDREAVMHAAYSGSHLCDRHLFESVERRVRRRVREDDMLPADATPEDPETWVIGLSGGKDSVVLTDILHETFDEDPRVELVALTIHEGIEGYRDESLEACVELADDRGIRHEVVTYADEFDVEMDDVAADDPLDMAPCAYCGVFRRDLLARYAEELDADKLLTGHNLDDEAETALMNIFEGNVEQVAKHFDASLGPFDERREKEGMIPRAKPLRDVPEKEVALYAQLRELPVHMAECPHSSEAFRGEIQDLLLQLEENHPGTRHSIMAGYEELAGIAADEYGDEDRDVGECEECGAPTTREKCRKCALVDAVNAV, encoded by the coding sequence ATGGATTGCACCAAGTGCGACCGCGAGGCGGTGATGCACGCGGCGTACTCCGGCAGCCACCTCTGTGACCGCCACCTCTTCGAGAGCGTGGAGCGCCGGGTCCGCCGCCGCGTCCGCGAGGACGACATGCTGCCCGCGGACGCCACCCCCGAGGACCCGGAGACGTGGGTCATCGGGCTCTCCGGCGGGAAGGACAGCGTCGTCCTCACGGACATCCTCCACGAGACGTTCGACGAGGACCCCCGGGTCGAACTGGTCGCGCTCACCATCCACGAAGGCATCGAGGGCTACCGGGACGAGAGCCTCGAGGCCTGCGTGGAACTCGCCGACGACCGCGGTATCCGCCACGAGGTCGTCACCTACGCCGATGAGTTCGACGTCGAGATGGACGACGTCGCCGCCGATGACCCCCTCGACATGGCGCCCTGCGCGTACTGCGGGGTGTTCCGGCGGGACCTGCTCGCGCGGTACGCCGAGGAGCTGGACGCGGACAAACTGCTCACCGGCCACAACCTCGACGACGAGGCCGAAACCGCGCTGATGAACATTTTCGAGGGCAACGTCGAGCAGGTCGCCAAGCACTTCGACGCCAGCCTCGGCCCGTTCGACGAGCGCCGCGAGAAGGAGGGGATGATCCCACGCGCGAAACCGCTCCGGGACGTCCCCGAGAAGGAGGTCGCGCTGTACGCCCAGTTGCGTGAATTGCCCGTCCACATGGCGGAGTGCCCCCACTCCAGCGAGGCGTTCCGCGGCGAAATCCAGGACCTCCTCCTGCAACTCGAGGAGAACCACCCCGGCACCCGCCACTCCATCATGGCGGGCTACGAGGAGCTCGCTGGGATTGCGGCCGACGAGTACGGCGACGAGGACCGCGACGTCGGTGAGTGCGAGGAGTGTGGCGCGCCGACAACGCGAGAGAAGTGCCGGAAGTGCGCGCTCGTGGACGCCGTAAACGCGGTGTAA
- a CDS encoding cell division protein FtsZ (GTPase; similar structure to tubulin; forms ring-shaped polymers at the site of cell division; other proteins such as FtsA, ZipA, and ZapA, interact with and regulate FtsZ function): MQDIVQDALDNAEAEQREMDADSDGSEFGDPRIVIVGCGGAGNNTVNRLYNIGVEGADTVAINTDKQHLKMIEADTKILVGKSLTNGLGAGGDPSMGERATEMAQGTIKEVLGDADLVFVTAGMGGGTGTGAAPVVSKIAKEQGAIVVGMVSTPFNVERARTVKAEEGLEKLREEADSIIVLDNNRLLDYVPNLPIGKAFSVMDQIIAETVKGISETITQPSLINLDYADMTAIMNQGGVAVMLVGETQDKNKSNEVVKDAMNHPLLDVDYRGASGGLVHITGGPDLTLKEAEGIADNITERLDASANVIWGARIQENYKGKVRVMAIMTGVQSAQVLGPSTQKQADKSRQELKEVDSKERATEEPSGKFGAHSDGGTDEVEQNNGLDVIR, encoded by the coding sequence ATGCAAGACATCGTCCAGGACGCACTCGACAACGCGGAAGCCGAGCAGCGCGAGATGGACGCCGACTCCGACGGGAGCGAGTTCGGCGACCCGCGCATCGTCATCGTCGGCTGCGGTGGCGCCGGCAACAACACCGTCAATCGCCTGTACAACATCGGCGTCGAGGGTGCCGACACCGTCGCGATCAACACCGACAAACAGCACCTGAAGATGATCGAAGCCGACACGAAGATCCTCGTCGGCAAGTCCCTGACCAACGGGCTCGGAGCGGGCGGCGACCCCTCGATGGGCGAGCGCGCGACCGAGATGGCACAGGGCACGATCAAGGAGGTACTCGGCGACGCGGACCTCGTGTTCGTGACCGCCGGCATGGGCGGCGGCACCGGCACCGGTGCGGCCCCCGTCGTCTCGAAGATCGCCAAAGAGCAGGGCGCCATCGTCGTGGGCATGGTCTCGACGCCGTTCAACGTCGAGCGCGCACGCACGGTGAAAGCCGAGGAGGGACTGGAGAAACTCCGCGAGGAAGCGGACTCCATCATCGTCCTCGACAACAACCGCCTGCTCGACTACGTGCCCAACCTCCCGATCGGGAAGGCGTTCTCCGTGATGGACCAGATCATCGCGGAGACCGTGAAGGGCATCAGCGAGACGATCACCCAGCCCTCGCTCATCAACCTGGACTACGCCGACATGACCGCCATCATGAACCAGGGCGGCGTCGCCGTAATGTTAGTCGGCGAGACCCAGGACAAGAACAAGAGCAACGAAGTGGTGAAGGACGCGATGAACCACCCGCTGCTGGACGTCGACTACCGCGGCGCCAGCGGCGGCCTGGTCCACATCACTGGTGGCCCGGACCTCACGCTGAAAGAGGCGGAGGGCATCGCCGACAACATCACCGAGCGCCTGGACGCGAGCGCGAACGTCATCTGGGGCGCGCGCATCCAGGAGAACTACAAGGGCAAGGTCCGCGTGATGGCCATCATGACCGGCGTGCAGTCCGCGCAGGTCCTCGGGCCGTCGACGCAGAAGCAGGCGGACAAGTCCCGCCAGGAGCTCAAGGAGGTCGACTCCAAGGAGCGAGCGACCGAGGAACCCAGCGGCAAGTTCGGGGCGCACTCGGATGGCGGCACGGACGAGGTCGAGCAGAACAACGGCCTCGACGTCATCCGGTAG
- a CDS encoding transcriptional regulator: MERVTLRIPEQQIDEVEQMVERGKFPNRSEAIRSAVREMIDEQTDQASPNSWAKV; this comes from the coding sequence ATGGAGCGTGTGACACTCCGCATTCCGGAACAGCAGATCGACGAAGTGGAACAGATGGTCGAACGGGGGAAGTTCCCGAATCGCAGCGAAGCGATTCGGTCCGCCGTCCGAGAGATGATCGACGAACAGACTGACCAGGCCAGTCCGAACAGCTGGGCGAAGGTGTAA
- a CDS encoding CopG family transcriptional regulator has product MSKITFRADSDLVDAVEGLDASKSEVMRDALRSYLDEHGASDTSADSLDDVVADRVDELVEQRLGVRQPAQDVNVRITVEPQEGLQAERGREQPRQPVSEPESRGNAGRSGDHVGEGSSCAQCGETVSADHVYCPNCGEKASRRVFCECGDEVRADWAFCPHCGRRTASADALER; this is encoded by the coding sequence ATGTCGAAGATAACGTTCCGGGCCGACAGCGACCTCGTGGACGCCGTCGAAGGCCTCGACGCGTCGAAGAGCGAGGTGATGCGGGACGCGCTCCGCAGCTACCTCGACGAGCACGGCGCGTCGGACACCTCGGCGGACAGCCTCGACGATGTCGTCGCCGACCGCGTCGACGAGCTCGTCGAGCAGCGCCTGGGCGTGCGGCAACCCGCACAGGACGTAAACGTCCGCATAACAGTCGAGCCACAGGAAGGACTGCAGGCCGAACGCGGGCGAGAACAACCACGACAGCCGGTCTCGGAACCCGAATCACGAGGGAACGCTGGCCGAAGCGGAGACCACGTTGGTGAGGGAAGCTCGTGTGCGCAGTGCGGGGAGACGGTGTCTGCCGACCACGTTTACTGCCCGAACTGTGGCGAGAAAGCGTCGCGGCGCGTCTTCTGCGAGTGCGGAGACGAGGTTCGGGCGGACTGGGCGTTCTGTCCGCACTGCGGGCGTCGGACGGCGTCGGCTGACGCACTCGAGCGGTAA
- a CDS encoding transcriptional regulator has protein sequence MAHSENIGEAVEVLQQLGLKEYEARCFVGLSRLNTGTAKQLSELTEVPRTRVYDAIRVLEAQGLVEIQHSSPRQFRAVPLDEATETLRDQYEGRVERLHDALDTVDIVEEDDESPVQQVWSMAGRTAIENRTNDLIENASEEVVLVVGDESLLTDELVTTLNDIGNGVELVIGALTPSLEDQVQTAIPDATTFISGLEWLHGKQTAEHDTAIGRLVLIDRSTFLVSSIMPESKEEQAIFGEGFGNGLVVIARRLMAQGLVAAHDPGQ, from the coding sequence ATGGCACACTCAGAAAACATCGGAGAGGCGGTAGAGGTACTACAACAACTCGGGTTGAAGGAATACGAGGCGCGGTGTTTCGTCGGCCTCTCCCGTCTGAATACCGGGACAGCAAAGCAACTCAGCGAGCTGACCGAAGTCCCTCGAACGCGCGTCTACGACGCCATTCGAGTGCTCGAAGCCCAAGGGCTGGTCGAAATCCAACATTCCAGTCCAAGGCAGTTTCGGGCGGTACCACTGGACGAGGCGACCGAGACGCTCCGGGACCAGTACGAGGGTCGCGTCGAGCGACTACACGACGCCCTCGACACGGTCGATATCGTGGAGGAGGACGACGAATCTCCCGTTCAGCAGGTGTGGTCGATGGCCGGGCGCACCGCGATCGAGAACCGGACAAACGACCTCATCGAAAACGCGTCCGAAGAAGTCGTACTCGTCGTCGGTGACGAATCGCTGCTGACCGACGAGCTCGTCACCACACTGAATGATATCGGTAACGGCGTCGAGTTGGTCATCGGAGCGCTCACCCCGTCCCTCGAAGATCAGGTTCAGACAGCCATCCCGGATGCCACGACGTTTATTTCGGGCCTGGAGTGGCTCCACGGCAAGCAGACTGCCGAGCACGATACGGCGATCGGCCGGCTGGTACTGATCGACCGATCGACGTTTCTCGTGAGTTCGATTATGCCCGAATCCAAAGAGGAACAGGCAATCTTCGGGGAGGGGTTCGGGAACGGCCTCGTCGTGATCGCCCGGCGGCTCATGGCCCAAGGGTTAGTGGCCGCACACGACCCTGGCCAGTAA
- a CDS encoding transposase ISH9, which translates to MVSEFRLLTRVTVAKAKSVVATPDEPADPEGGRGFAEWAMLTLHALRIELGKSYRVAVDLLSEMPGVLEEIGLTRLPHYTVLRTWFARIPTKTWRAFLDASVEERTGHAAIDSTGFDRDQPSRHYANRTNYRVRALKVTALVDVETLYITDIHSTTSKKHDAKIGPQVARRNAGDLRSLAADRGYDAKAFRDELRENGIRPLIKHRIMNPLDHAHNARMDGDRYHQRSMSETVFSSIKRTLGAAVRARSWWLEFREMLLKATVYNLRRSVRYP; encoded by the coding sequence TTGGTATCGGAATTCCGCCTCCTCACGCGTGTTACGGTCGCTAAGGCTAAATCTGTTGTCGCTACCCCGGACGAACCCGCCGACCCCGAAGGGGGTCGCGGGTTCGCCGAGTGGGCGATGCTCACGCTGCATGCACTCCGCATCGAGCTGGGAAAATCCTACCGCGTCGCGGTGGATTTGCTCAGCGAAATGCCTGGCGTCCTCGAAGAGATTGGCCTCACGCGTCTCCCGCACTATACCGTTCTCCGCACGTGGTTCGCACGGATTCCGACCAAGACGTGGCGTGCGTTCCTCGACGCGTCGGTCGAGGAACGCACTGGCCACGCGGCTATCGATTCGACAGGCTTCGACCGCGACCAGCCCAGCCGCCACTACGCTAACCGCACTAACTACCGCGTCCGAGCGCTCAAAGTCACTGCACTCGTGGATGTCGAAACGCTGTACATCACCGACATCCACTCGACCACTTCGAAGAAACACGATGCGAAGATCGGCCCGCAGGTCGCCCGGCGGAACGCCGGCGACCTGCGAAGCCTCGCCGCCGACCGAGGCTATGACGCGAAAGCCTTCCGCGACGAACTCCGCGAAAACGGCATCAGACCGCTGATCAAGCACAGGATCATGAATCCACTCGATCACGCTCACAACGCCCGCATGGACGGTGATCGGTACCACCAGCGCTCCATGTCAGAAACCGTCTTCTCGTCAATCAAGCGCACGCTCGGCGCCGCCGTGCGTGCGCGTAGCTGGTGGCTGGAGTTCCGTGAAATGCTGCTGAAAGCGACCGTCTACAACCTCCGGCGGAGCGTGAGATATCCGTGA
- a CDS encoding Lrp/AsnC family transcription regulator — protein sequence MDDSLIDDVDRSILHQLQLNARQTDTEIAEKVDVTSTTVRNRLDKLEDGGVIRGYYPEINYEQAGYPLHVMFVCTVNPNDLDTLAEQILDVRGVVTTRDLLGGERNVHVEIVAGSVREIEDIRNELAGLGMTINSSEIISETRIQSWDHFYPRPDPDAVQDDDTDAGPSAGQG from the coding sequence ATGGACGACAGTCTAATCGACGACGTGGACCGGAGCATCCTGCACCAACTCCAACTCAACGCTCGCCAAACCGATACGGAAATCGCCGAGAAAGTGGATGTGACCTCCACGACGGTCCGGAATCGCCTCGACAAACTCGAGGATGGGGGCGTGATCCGGGGCTATTACCCCGAAATCAACTACGAGCAAGCTGGCTACCCCCTCCACGTCATGTTCGTCTGCACGGTCAATCCGAATGATCTGGACACGCTGGCCGAACAGATCCTCGACGTTCGTGGTGTGGTGACAACCCGCGATTTGCTTGGGGGCGAACGGAATGTCCACGTCGAGATCGTCGCCGGTTCGGTCAGAGAGATCGAAGATATCCGCAACGAACTGGCGGGCTTGGGCATGACCATCAATAGCTCCGAGATCATCTCCGAGACGCGAATCCAGTCATGGGACCACTTCTATCCACGGCCGGACCCCGACGCGGTCCAGGACGACGACACCGATGCCGGGCCGTCCGCCGGTCAAGGATAG
- a CDS encoding chromosome partitioning protein ParA, translating into MVEAFAVASGKGGTGKTTSTLALGMALAEDHDVTVVDADTGMANLLFHAGLADADVTLHDLLLADSDATVSDAVYERFGLKVFPCGTSLADFRAADPDRLRDVVADLAADTDVLLLDSPATLSSRSAVLPVVLADRAVLVVQPTIPALSDGLKVQEYAASYGTGVAGVIFNKVQDPAAVERVAEQSERYFEGPTLGTVPEADAVRAARRAGEPLLAHAPESDAAAAYRTIADAIDVQDTAADTVADRFRNAVVPEQP; encoded by the coding sequence ATGGTTGAGGCGTTCGCCGTCGCCAGCGGGAAGGGTGGCACCGGGAAGACGACGAGCACGCTCGCGCTCGGGATGGCGCTCGCCGAGGACCACGACGTGACGGTCGTCGACGCTGACACCGGGATGGCGAACCTCCTCTTCCACGCGGGCCTCGCTGACGCCGACGTGACACTCCACGACCTCCTGCTCGCCGACAGCGACGCCACCGTCTCCGACGCCGTCTACGAGCGCTTCGGCCTGAAGGTCTTCCCGTGTGGGACGAGCCTCGCGGACTTCCGCGCGGCCGACCCGGACCGCCTCCGCGACGTGGTGGCGGACCTCGCCGCCGACACGGACGTCCTCCTCCTGGACTCGCCGGCGACGCTGTCCAGTCGGAGCGCCGTCCTCCCCGTGGTGCTCGCCGACCGCGCGGTGCTCGTCGTCCAGCCGACGATACCCGCGCTCTCGGACGGCCTGAAGGTCCAGGAGTACGCGGCGTCGTACGGCACGGGCGTCGCCGGCGTCATCTTCAACAAGGTCCAGGACCCGGCCGCCGTCGAGCGCGTCGCCGAACAGTCCGAGCGCTACTTCGAGGGGCCGACGCTCGGCACCGTCCCCGAGGCCGACGCGGTGCGCGCGGCGCGCCGTGCGGGCGAACCGCTGCTCGCCCACGCCCCGGAGAGCGACGCCGCGGCCGCCTACCGGACCATCGCGGACGCCATCGACGTCCAGGACACGGCGGCCGACACGGTGGCCGACCGCTTCCGGAACGCCGTCGTCCCCGAGCAGCCATGA
- a CDS encoding membrane protein — translation MSATLGVLDRALYALFARQADRTRHDPDRKRYRGARLDVSFDVFLARVYGASWVAFGAVAVFVLAAAALLPTGVFVPLTASSPVEPVVTAALALGVPAGLLAKRATVWAGGHYLGLLARARRSDVESTLPGAVRYLSVLASGTTDERELLSRVADRPAAYGETAVAFRDVLNTAELTGSVSRGLRVVARDTPSRDVLAPFLLKLREHAAQGPDAVAQYLELESRMLANRRERTRERAAGFLELVAELFIVLLVLPALLVIVATVLSVLAPGLGRTVATPLGTATVRELLVLGSGGFVLVVGALAAWLVESMRPRGFSWNGHDRSTSLGVLLNAPRNPADAALVLALPALAVAALLWDHGLRPANVVLLGYVAFAVPVGLVAVRRARLDDAKDREIQDFVHAVSGHVSLGRPFGDAVERVARDVDLGPLNGDVADLSFNLGMTTHDDDVRAAALDRFVERVDTQLAAQTVGLVSGALDAGSDADAAFEALQAEVGRLYHEKRALRSRLLVYVAVGWTTAVLVVGITVAVNLSVLDSFAQLSSVSNAASTGGLTIDPTAVDIERDRYRFYLVTQATMLACGWFAGAASRGRYDALLHSGLLVAFAYAVFAGVGML, via the coding sequence GTGAGCGCGACCCTCGGGGTTCTCGACCGGGCGCTCTACGCGCTGTTCGCGCGGCAGGCCGACCGCACGCGCCACGACCCCGACCGGAAGCGCTACCGCGGTGCCCGCCTCGACGTGAGCTTCGACGTCTTCCTCGCTCGCGTCTACGGCGCGTCCTGGGTCGCGTTCGGCGCTGTCGCAGTGTTCGTTCTCGCGGCCGCAGCCCTCCTCCCGACCGGCGTGTTCGTCCCGCTCACCGCCTCGTCACCTGTCGAGCCAGTCGTCACGGCGGCGCTGGCGCTGGGCGTCCCCGCTGGCCTCCTCGCGAAGCGCGCGACTGTGTGGGCCGGCGGCCACTACCTGGGCCTGCTCGCCCGTGCGCGCCGCTCGGACGTCGAGAGCACGCTCCCCGGCGCCGTCCGCTACCTCTCGGTGCTCGCGTCGGGCACCACCGACGAGCGCGAACTTCTCTCCCGGGTCGCCGACCGCCCGGCGGCGTACGGGGAGACTGCGGTCGCGTTCCGGGACGTGCTCAACACCGCGGAGCTCACCGGGAGCGTGAGCCGCGGGCTCCGCGTCGTCGCGCGGGACACCCCGAGCCGTGACGTGCTCGCGCCGTTCCTCCTGAAGCTCCGCGAGCACGCCGCGCAGGGGCCGGACGCCGTCGCCCAGTACCTCGAACTCGAGTCCCGGATGCTCGCGAACCGCCGCGAGCGCACGCGAGAGCGCGCCGCCGGTTTCCTCGAACTCGTCGCCGAACTGTTCATCGTCCTCCTCGTGCTGCCCGCACTCCTCGTCATCGTCGCCACCGTCCTGAGCGTGCTCGCGCCCGGCCTCGGACGGACCGTGGCGACGCCGCTCGGCACCGCGACCGTCCGCGAACTGCTCGTCCTCGGCAGCGGCGGCTTCGTGCTCGTCGTCGGCGCGCTCGCGGCGTGGCTCGTCGAGTCGATGCGACCACGCGGCTTCTCCTGGAACGGCCACGACCGCTCGACGAGCCTCGGCGTCCTCCTGAACGCCCCCCGGAACCCCGCCGACGCTGCACTCGTACTCGCACTCCCGGCACTCGCCGTCGCCGCCCTGCTCTGGGACCACGGCCTGCGACCCGCGAACGTCGTCCTGCTCGGCTACGTCGCGTTCGCCGTCCCCGTCGGCCTCGTCGCGGTGCGGCGCGCCCGCCTCGACGACGCGAAGGACCGCGAGATCCAGGATTTCGTCCACGCCGTCTCCGGCCACGTCAGCCTCGGGCGCCCGTTCGGGGACGCCGTCGAGCGCGTCGCCCGTGACGTCGACCTCGGGCCACTGAACGGAGACGTCGCGGACCTCTCGTTCAACCTCGGGATGACCACGCACGACGACGACGTTCGCGCTGCAGCGCTGGACCGGTTCGTCGAGCGCGTCGACACGCAGCTCGCCGCCCAGACCGTCGGCCTCGTCTCCGGTGCGCTCGACGCGGGGAGCGACGCCGACGCCGCCTTCGAGGCGTTGCAGGCGGAGGTCGGCCGGCTCTACCACGAGAAGCGGGCGCTCCGCTCGCGACTGCTCGTCTACGTCGCGGTCGGCTGGACGACGGCGGTGCTCGTCGTCGGCATCACGGTCGCCGTCAACCTCTCCGTGCTCGATAGCTTCGCGCAGCTCTCCTCCGTCTCGAACGCCGCGAGCACGGGCGGGCTCACCATCGACCCGACGGCTGTGGACATCGAGCGGGACCGCTACCGGTTCTACCTCGTCACGCAGGCGACGATGCTGGCCTGTGGCTGGTTCGCCGGCGCCGCCAGCCGCGGACGCTACGACGCGTTGCTCCATTCGGGACTGCTAGTCGCGTTCGCCTACGCCGTCTTCGCGGGGGTGGGGATGCTGTGA